CTACTTTTCAGAGCAAGAAATCTTTTTTCATAATGCTGATATGAAAAGTGCGCGATCCATACTGTTATCAATGGGATCATCAGATAACTTGAAACAATGACGGCATAATCACTTATATTGTATTTTGAAACCAATTGAAGTAAAATAAACCCTATGGATTGCATTACAATGGTGTGATACATATAGATTCCATAAGAAATTTTTCCAAGATAAATCAGTTTTTTATTTTCAAAAAAACTGATTTTTTTTTGGGTAAAGAAAATAAGGAAAAAACCAAACAGAACCATACTGAAAACTCTGTACTGAAATTCAGACATACTATTAATAAATAGGTCTGTCGTAAAATAAATCAGGAGGAGTACACCGCTTATGATCTGAAGAATATTGCAATATTTATTAGTTTTAAACTTTAGCAAAGAGCACCATCCCGCAAAAGAGAAATAGAAAAACATCATTCTATATTCATCTAAGAATTCAAGACCGGGCATATGATATAACCCTATGAATAGAACGGTGAAGATCAGTAAGAATGCTTTGATATTCTTTAAAGAAATCAACAAAATAAGAGGAGCAATCAGCAGGTAAAATTGCTCTTCTATTCCTATAGACCAGAGTATTTCAAGAATCCCTCCTGGTTCGAAAGTTGCAAATATGTTAGGAAAGAATGTAAAAAGGAGAATTATTCCTTCCCATAGATTGTATTCACTTTTAAATTCAAAACCTAGTTGTGGAAGAATAATATTGTAGTATAGTAATCCTATAATGGCCACGAGATAATACAGGGGAAAAATCCTGATTATCCTTCTGATATAGAAGTTCTTCAGATTTATTTTACCGGTAATTCTTTTTTCATCAAACAGCTGTCTGATAATAAGAAAACCGCTTAAAGAGAAAAACATATATACAGCTTCACGTCCTTTATCAAACAGAGGTAAACCATAAAAAGTAGGCAATCCTCTGTTATCAAAAAACTGGGGAATATGAAAAATCACAACCAATAAAGCCAGGAAAAATCTCAAGGAAGTAATATTAGGAAGTCTTTTCATATTTAATTTATCTCTTAGATAGCAAAAATCTTCTTTGCATTTTCCGTAGTAATCCTGTCTATCTCAGTAAAATCTTTACCATAAATATTCACCAACTTCCCGGCTACAAGATCAAGATACGAGCTCTCATTTCTTTTTCCTCTGTGTGGAACCGGAGCTAAATAAGGAGAATCTGTTTCCAAAACAATTTTATCTAAAGGAACTTCATTCAAAAACTGATCAATTTTCCCATTTTTAAAAGTCACTACTCCACCAATACCTAAAATGAAGTTCAGGTCAATTGCAAGCTGTGCCTGCTCCAGATTTCCTGAAAAACAATGAAATATTCCTCTTAATTGGGGATGTTTCTTTCTTTCCAGCACTTCGAAGGTTTCATCAAAGCTTTCTCTGGTATGGATTACAATCGGAAGGTCTTTTTCTATCGCCCAATCAATCTGCTGTTCGAAAGCCTGTACCTGAATATCCAAAGTTGTTTTATCCCAATACAGGTCAATTCCGATCTCCCCTATTGCAGGAAAATGTCTTTGGTCAAGATAATTCTTAACGATTTCCAGCTCTTTTTCCCAGGATTCAGGTTTTACATAGCACGGATGAAGCCCCATCATTGAAAAAATCTGTCCGGGATATTCAGCTTCCAGCTGCAACATTTTCCCGTGGGATTCGGAATCAATAGCAGGAAGATAAAACTCTGTAATTCCTTTATCCAAAGCTCTTTGAATGGCTTCTTTTCTATCTGCATCAAATTCTTCTGCATATAAATGGGTATGTGTATCAATCATTTTATTTAAAATTTCAACAGATCTTTATAAGGATTTTCAAGGCCCAGCAACATTCCGAAGGCCGGCTCTGTTTTGATTCCCTTTTTTTTAAGTTCTATTATTTTTTGTTTAAATTCTTCTCCTTTTTCCTGTAATATTTTGTGTTCAGCAATCATATGAAGGTAAGCATTTTGCTGAGTCGTAGGTTTATTTTGTCCAAAAATTTCAATAGGAAGCCCTTCTAACATAAAATTTAATGTAATGCATTTTTCGCCGTTTACAATGGGATATTCCACTCCTACATCATGAGGAATAAAGCGACTCAACATTAAATCATCTAGAAAGTCTTCTTCAAATTTTAAATCCACCTCAAAAATAAGATCGAGATCACTTCCTTCTATGTCAATTTCAATAGGAATGGTTCCTGCTAAAATTGGTGAATACTCTTTTAGCTTTTCAAAAATGCGATGCTTTGTGAGAATTTCATAAGCTCTTCTTTGCCTTTCATTTCCTGTTTTCAGATAGTCGATCTTTGTAAAATCAATCATTTGAATATGGTATGTTTTACTTTTTTTCTTTGATTTTCGATTCTCTGATCCAATTTTCCCCTGAATTCTATAAATTTAGGATCTTTTACATCATTGGTTCTATGCTCCAGTGCCCGCATGATCTTAAAATTTTCTTTAATAAATTCTTTAGTCTCTTCTGAAAAATAAGAGTCTCCAAACTTATCAAAAATATAATTAACGGCCTGAGTACTTGGATGAATCATATCTTCTTTATAGAAACGATAATCCCGCAAATCATCCATCAAAATCTCATAAACAGGGAGATAATGACAGTCTTCAAACAGGGAAATAGATTCATGAATGGCGGTAATTAACTTGGACTTGCTTAACTGATTCTCCACCATTCCATCTTTGGTATGCCTTACCGGAGAAACAGAAAACAAAATCTGAACTCCTTCTTTACAGATATCCTTAAGTTCCAGAATGGTATTGTAAATGGACCCTGTAAGCTCCTGATGGGTAAGCAGCCTCTTCTCAAAGAATTTCTGAGGAATCTTATGACAGTTGGCTACCAGTTTTTGCTTTGGAAGAAACTCATAAATGAAAGAAGATCCATAAGTAATAATAATCCAGTCAGCTTCCTGAAGGAATGCATTTCCTGTTTCAATGGCTCCATTAATCTTGTCTAAAGTCTGATGAATATACCTGGTATCAAAACTCGTATGATGATCTAAAGAAATATATTCTTCATTATAAACAATCAACTCATCTTCTATATAAAACTCCGAATCATGAAGCCTTTTTACTGCATTATTGATGGAAAAGGGATTAAAAATTGTCCCAAAAGGATTATTTAGCGTCTGAAGCTGGCCATCTTTCAGTAATTCAGTCATTTCAGAGGCAAAGCAGGAACCAATTGAGAATATCCTATCTTCAATCTCTATCTTCTTCTCTGATTTCGGAATATCAACTTCTGTTCTGAATTTCATTGTATAGATTTTAGGTGGGAGGCAATAGGTAGCAGGCAATTCTGCGACCTACTCCCTATCATCTGCAACCTTATTTAGCTTTCTCTTCTTAATAAATAGTTGGCCAGTTCAATGAACGGCTTTTTCTTTTCTTCAGGAATATCAATTTTCTGCAGATAGCTTTGTCCGATTTCATTGTGTTTTTCGATCAGACGAAGGGCTTTTTCATCTACTTTTGTTCTTCTGAATATCTTTTCAACACCGTAGATTTTATCGATGTTATCAGTCTTTTTAGAATACCAGTAATCCAGTTCTTTTCTTTCTTCTTCTGTCGCATGTTCTCTTGCTAACAGATAAAGAACTGTTTTCTTGTTCTCATAAATATCTCCGGCATGTTTTTTACCAAACTGTGCCTGATCTCCGAATACATCAAGATAATCATCCATAATCTGGAATGCGATTCCGATGTGTTTTCCAAAGTTGAAAATCGCTTTAGCATCTTTAAAATCAGCCTTTGCAATTAAAGCTCCGATCTCAAAAGAAGAAGCACTCAATACTCCTGTTTTATAGGTAATCATTCTGATATAATCATCAAAAGTTACATTCTCCTGAGTTTCGAAATTAATATCATACTGCTGTCCCTCACATAAAAGAAGACCAGTATGGGTAAAGATTCGGATACAGGCTTTAAAGATTTCAGGTTCAAGATCTTCAAAGAATTTATATGCTTTAAGCATCAATCCGTCTCCAGAAAGAATCCCCACATTAATTCCATGTAAGGTATGGATTGTAGGCTTATTTCTTCTTAAAGGAGCCTCATCCATAATATCATCATGAATCAGGGTGAAATTATGGAAAAACTCGATAGCCAAAGCCGGTTTTATAGCCTGCTTCAGATCTCCACCGAACAGATCACAAGCCATCAGCACCATAATGGGACGAAGACGTTTTCCACCATGGGAAATAATATAATTCATCGGCTCATATAACTGCGTAGGCTTATCTTTAAAAGTATACTTATTGATGGCGTCCCCAACAAGCTGCTGGTATCTGTCTAAAAATTCCATAAAATCTTATAATTTGAACAAAAATACGATTTTTCAAGGCTTTATAAAACAAAAAACTTTGCCCAAATGGACAAAGTTTATATGATAATTGTGATTTTTTATCTTAAAATAAGAAAGTTACAATAAGATAAGTGATAGCAGCTACTATTGCTGAAATCGGAATGGTTAATACCCAAGCCCAAAGTAAGCTTACTGTAATTCCCCATCTTACTGCTGAAATTCTTTTTGTTAATCCTACCCCGATGATAGACCCTGTAATGGTGTGTGTGGTAGATACAGGAATACCAAAGTGATCTGTGATGAATAAAGTAATTGCTCCTGCAGTTTCTGCACTCACTCCTTCTAATGAAGTTACTTTAGTAATCTTTGTTCCCATTGTTTTAATGATCTTCCAACCTCCACTCATAGTTCCTAAAGCAATAGCAATAAACGAAACCAGAGGAACCCAGATATAGTGTTGAGCAAAATAATCGAAACGTCCTGCAGAAGGAATATTCAAATACTGTGCATCCTGAAGCATATTCACGTGATAATAAATTACCGCCGCTCCAATGATTCCCATTACTTTCTGGGCATCATTCAAACCATGTCCTAAACTAAACAGTGCTGACGAAGCCAACTGCAATCTTTTGAAAGATTTGTCTGCTTTGTGTGGATTTGATTTTTTATAAAGGTGAACAATAATTAATGTAATAATGATCGAGATAATCATCCCTATGATCGGTGCCATGAAAATGAACAGGAAGATAGGAATAACTTTATCAAACTTTACCACTCCCTGATGAGTTACCTGGCTGAAAGCTTCTTTAGTCGTTTCCCACACCCCAAGTTCAGGCTGTGCTGCTGCCACATCATGGTAATCCATCATAAAAGCATGCATTAAAGCTGCTCCCAGGAATCCTCCAATCAAGGTATGTGATGATGAGGAAGGAATCCCAAACCACCATGTCAGAAGGTTCCAGGCAATAGCTGCCATCAAACCGGAAAATATAACTTCAAGCGTGATAAAATTCTCGTTAACTGTTTTGGCAATTGTATTACCAATTTTAAATTCTCCAATAATATAAGCAGCAATAAAGAAAGCTGCAAAGTTCCAAAGTGCCGCCCAAAGTACAGCCTGGAATGGAGTTAAAACTTTTGTAGAAACTATAGTTGCAATTGAGTTGGCCGCATCATGGAAACCATTGATATAATCAAAGATTAACGCCAACGCAATAATAACTACAAGTAAAATCGGAAATTCCATTTTTTGCTATGTATTGTTATCTTTTAGGCGTATTTAATCATGATGTTCTCAATTGTATTGGCAACATCTTCTGCTTTATCCGTTACGATTTCAAGATAGTTCAATACAGATGAAACTTTAATAATGTTAATTGCATCATTAGTTTCGAATAAATCTACCATTGAGTTGGAAAGCAAATCATCTGCAATATTCTCAATAGAGTTTACTTTAATACAAGCTTCTTTCACCTGCTCCATGTTCTTAAACCCTTTAAGGTTTTTCATTGCATTCTGAATTTCAAGACATGCTTTGTGAATCAAAAGAGAGAAATCTGAATAAGCTTTCATCTCAGGAGATTTGTATAAGAAGATATATTTTGTAGAAGCGTAGATATAATCAGCAATATCATCTAATCCTGTTGCCAGTGTGTGAATATCTTCACGATCAAAAGGAGTAATGAAGTTTTTTCCCAGTTCTACGAAGATTTCGTGAGTAAGCTCGTCATTCTTATGTTCGTAATCACTCATTTTTTTCAACATTGAATCGTCATTAAGATCGAAATCCTTGATTCCAGCATTGAATTCCTCAGACATTGCAACTAGGTTTTCAGTTACCTTTTCAAAAAGTACAAAGAAGATTTTATCTTTTGGTTGAAAAGCGTGGAAAATATTACCAATTCCCATTTTTTAGTATTTATAATTCGAGTGCAAATTTCTTAAAAAAGGATTGTACCTGAAACTATATAACATTAAGTTTTGTTAACATTCGCTTACCTGCTGATTACCAAATAAAAAAACCGACATTACTGCCAGTTTTATAGGGTATAAAAAGAGATTAGTTAGCTACTTCAGCTCTCATATCTTTTCCTTTAAATTTCATCGATTGAATGTTACTTAAAACATTGTCTTTGAATGATTTTTCAACTTCAAAGAAAGAGAATTTCTCAAGAATCTCGATATCTCCGATTTCAGCTCTTTTCTTGGTTTTTCCACCAGCAGTAGCTTTATTGATAATATCTAAAACATCAAGTTTTTTCAAGTGATCTTTTTTACCAAGGTTGAAGAAGAATCTTACCATGTTTTCATCTTTTCTTCTTGGCTTTCCACCACGATCTCTGTCTCTTCCGCGATCTCTGTCTCGATCTCTTCCTCTATCTCTGTCTCTATCACGACCACGATCTCTTCTTGAATAATCATCATCTCTGCTGCTCAATTTCTGCTCAGCAAGATCATGTTTATCCTTGTAGTATAAAGCAAGGTCTTTCAATTGGAATTGTAACAACTGGTGCACCAATTCTTCTTTTGTAAAGTTACTTAGATCTGGAATTAAACTGTCATCAAATTCGAAAATATCTTCGTGTTCCGTCAATAATTTTTCAAAAACACCTCCTACCTGAGCTTTGATAATATCTCCACCTGTAGGAATGAACTTCTCATTAATTTCAATTTTAGTAGCAGATTTGATTTGCTTCAGTTTTCTGCTTTCTTCAGGCTTGATTAAAGCCATAGAAATACCGTCTTTTCCTGCTCTACCAGTTCTTCCACTTCTGTGAACGAATACTTCAGGATCATCAGGTAAAGAGAAGTGAATAACGTGAGTCAGAGAGTTAACATCCAATCCTCTTGCTGCAACGTCTGTAGCCACAAGAATATCAATGTTTTTCAATCTGAATTTCTTCATTACTGTATCTCTCTGTGCCTGAGAAAGGTCACCGTGAAGGGCATCAGCTGCATAACCGTTCTGCATTAAGAAATCTGCAACCTCCTGAGTTTCCATTCTTGTTCTACAGAAAATAATGGAATACTGGTTCGGGTTAGCATCAATTAATCTTTTTAATGCTTCTTTTTTCTGACGGTATCCTACCACATAATATTCATGCGTAATGTTCTTCTTCACTTCGTTGATAGAACCTACTGAAATACGGTGTGGTTTTGTAAGATAGTTTTTGGAAATTCTTTCCACTTCTTTATTCATCGTAGCCGAGAATAAGAAAGTTTGTTTAGTTTCCGGAGTTTCACTTAGAATGGTTTCCAATTCATCCTTGAATCCCATTGAAAGCATTTCATCAGCTTCGTCTAATACTAACCAATGAATCGCAGAAAAGTCTAATGCTTTTCTGTTGATAAGGTCAATTACCCTACCTGGAGTTCCCACGATAATCTGTGGTTTATCCTTTAAAGATCTCATCTGATCTACAATACTACTTCCACCATAAACCGCAGTAGTTTTGATGTCCATGTATTTAGAGTAATTCTTTATGTCTTTAGAAATCTGAAGACATAATTCCCGTGTCGGACAAAGCACCAATAATTGGATTTTGCGACTCGTATCGTCAATCATATCCAAAATCGGAAGCGAAAACGCTGCTGTTTTGCCTGTCCCTGTCTGCGCAAGTGCGATCAAGTCGCGAATATCTGAAAGAATAAAAGGGATAGTCTGTTTTTGGATTTCTGTTGGGCTTTCGTAACCCAGTTCGCCAATTGCCTTAAGGATATCAGGACTTAAATTGGTTTCCGTAAATAAATTCATTAACTATTTTAAAATTTTTGCAAAGATACAATAAATATTTGACTTGTTTTTGAACAAAGTTTTAAATATACAAACTTAAATTCAGAATCTTTTAATACTTTTTTAATATTTGAAAAATTAAATCCAAAAAAACAAGCTTTGGGTTAAAAATTTGTTAAACATTAGTTTTTTTTATTAAATTGGATTGATTTTTTCTGGATTATTTATGAATTTTCGAAAACAAAACTATGAAACGCAGATTTTTCTTTTTGATATTCTCATTGATAACGCTTGAAATATTTGCTCAGACCCCCAATTATCCCACCCGGTGGACCCTGGATAATTGTATTGAATATGCAAAGGAGAACAATATTTCTATCAATTCATTAAGGCTTTCAAAAAATTCAGCTCAGCAGGATCTGCTGCAGGCTAAAGAAGCAAAATATCCCAACCTTAACGGAACGGTTTCACAAGGTCTTTTTTCTCTTAACGGAAATGACGGGCTTCACGTAACCGGAGCACAAACTCAAAGTATTGGAGCCAATTCTTCGATGACCCTTTACCATGCCAATTATATTAAAAATAATGAAGCATCAAAAAACATGCTCGTTCAGATGGCTGATTTATCTGTACAGGAATCTGAAAACAATATTACCATAAGCATCACACAGGCATATCTTAATATCTTGATGAATGAAGAAAATATCATTTCACTGGAAAATGTTTTAAAAACAACCCAAACCCAGTTAAAACAGGGAGATCAACTTTATAAAGCGGGAAGTCTTTCTAAACTTAATTATCTTCAGATTCAATCACAGGTTGCTCAGGATCAGTATAATTTAATTTCAGCTCAGAATAATTTGCGCACCAATATTGTTAATTTAAAACAAATTTTGCAATTGCCGACGAATTATGACTTCCAGATTGTAAAACCGGACAGTCTCATGGTGGATGACCAGCTAAAATCCCTTCAAGACGTTCAGAGTCTTGCCCAAAACCAACGCCCTGAAGTAAAATATGGGGAACTGAATGTGGAAAATTCAAATACCAATCTTAAAATGGCTCAGGCTTCTATTCAACCCACCTTAAGTGTAGTAGGAAATGTTTCAACCAATTATACCAATGGGAATGGCAATTATTTTAATCAATTAGGTAATAATTTCTACATGCCTATCGGATTAAGCCTTGGTATTCCGCTTTATAATAACAGAATATACAAAACGCAGATTGAAAAATCAAAAATTGCGATAGAGCAGGCTAATCTTGATCTTCAAAATACCAAAACGATTCTCAACCAACAGATCGAGCAATCCTATATCAATTTACAAAATGCAGTATCACAATACGATTCCGCCTCCAAACAAATGGAGCTCAACCAACAGAGCTACGATATTGTGAATGCTCAGATGAAAATTGGCAGTATTGACTATGTACAGCTTCAACAGCAACGATTGCTTTACATTCAGTCTATTCAAAATTATCTGCAGGCTAAATACACTGCGGTTCTCAATAAACAGATTTACGAATTTTATGCAGGTAACCCTATAAATCTAAAGTAAACTATGAAATCGCTATGATTTACAAACAAAATACCGATGAGGATAACGCGATTGCATATGACCTTTAAAAACAATAAACGGCTAGCATATGAAAACAAAGAATAAAAAATGGTTATACTGGGTTGTGGGTGGCATCATTGCTATAGGTGCAGTCTGGTTTTTCTTCATCAGAGAAAAAGAAATAAAAATCCAATTGGAAACGGTAAAACCTGAAATGGGAGAATTTTCCAATTCTATTACTGCCACAGGAACTATTCAACCAGTGGATACTGTTGCGGTAGGTACTCAGGTATCAGGAATTATCAAAAATATTTATGTAGATTTTAATTCTACTGTAAAAAAGGGACAGCTTTTAGCGACTCTGGATCCGGATCTTCTTCAGTTCCAATCTGAACAGTATAAAGCCAATCTTCAGAATGCAAAAAGTAATCTTGCTTACAATGAAATCAACATCAACCGACAGTCACAGCTTTATAAAGTAGGAGCCATCAGCAAAGCAGATTATGATATTGCCACCAATCAATACAATATGGCAAAAGCACAGGTAGGTACTGTAACTGCCCAGCTTTCTACTGCTAATAAAAACCTCTCACTTACCTATATCTATTCTCCGATAGACGGCACCGTTCTCAACAGGAATGTAAGCGAAGGGCAGACTGTAGCCTCCAGCTTCAGTACCCCTACTCTATTTAGTATTGCTAAAGACCTTACTAAAATGAGGGTTCGTGCTTCAGTAGATGAAGCTGATATTGGAAATGTGAAGGTGGGACAGAAGGCAACTTTTACTGTAGATGCTTTTCCTGATGAAACATTTAATGGTGAAGTTGCTGAAGTCCGGCTCCACCCTACCGTTTCATCGAATGTTGTAAACTACACTACCATCATTAATGCTGACAACTCTGGTTTGAAATTAAAGCCAGGAATGACCGCAAATATTACAATTTACACACAGGTTTTAGAGAATGTAATGAAAATCCCGACTGCTGCAACCAGCTTCAGACCAGACAGTCTGGTTATTCAAAAATACAAGATCAATTCACCATTTGCCAATGCTAAGGCCCATGAAAAAGGGCAAGGGAAAAAGCAAGGGATGAAGAAAGGTACAGACAAGAAAAATGAGGCCGGTGTATGGGTTATTGCCAAAGACAGCACCATATCCCACAAAAGGATTAAAACAGGAATGGACAGTGATACTGAAATACAAGTTATTTCTGGTTTAGATAAAAATGATAATATCATCACAGGCTACAAGCTGCTCTCTAAAAAATCTTCCGGTGGACAGACAAAAAGCCCGTTTATGCCTCAAAGAAGAAGTGGTGGTAACAATAATAAAGGCGGCGGCGGTGGACCCAGACAATAAAAAGCCCAAAATCTAACCTAATATTTAGCAAAAAAAAAGTCATGGCAGAAAAAATTCTTGATATCATGGATCTGAAAAGGGAATTCAGAATGGGTGAAGAGATTGTTCATGCGTTGAAAGGAGTTACTTTTTCTGTAGAAAGAGGAGAATTCGTGACGATCATGGGAAGCAGTGGCTCGGGAAAATCTACCTTGCTTAATATTTTGGGCTGCCTGGATAAACCCTCCAGCGGCGATTATATTCTTGATGGAGTTAATGTTAAAAATCTTGACCGAGATGAATTGGCTGTTCTTAGGAATAAAAAAATAGGTTTTGTGTTCCAATCGTACAATCTTCTTCCCAGAACTACAGCAAGGGAAAACGTGGAACTTCCTCTTCTTTACAATGCAAAAATTTCAACAGAGGAAAGACACAAAAGATCATTAGAAGCATTGACTGCCGTAAAATTGGAAAGCAGAATAGATCACCTTCCCAATCAAATGTCAGGTGGGCAACAACAAAGAGTAGCTATTGCCCGGGCTTTAGTGAATGAACCTGTTATGATCCTTGCCGATGAAGCCACTGGAAATCTTGATACAAGAACTTCCTACGAGATCATGGCACTCATGCAGGATTTACATAAACAGGGACGTACCATTGTTTTTGTAACGCATGAACCCGATATCGCTACTTTTAGCAGCAGAACAGTCACACTGCGGGACGGAAAAGTAATTAAGGATGTTAAAAATGACAATATAAAATCTGCCAGAGAAGCGCTGGATGCTCTTCCTGTCAATGATGATTATCAATAAACACTAAAACCTCATTGCAATGAACCTCTCAAACCTCTTCAGAATTGCCTGGAAAGCCCTTTTAAGAAACAAGCTTCGAGCATTTTTAACGATGCTTGGGATCATTATTGGTGTTGCTTCCGTAATTGCTATGACTGCCATTGGCGAAGGTTCTAAAAAGAGTATCAGCGATCAGCTTTCTTCTATGGGTTCCAATATGATTACGATTCGGCCTTCAAGCAATGTGAATGTTTCAGGAGGGGCAAGAATAGGAGCCTCCGGATTGCAAACACTGAAATCACAGGATGCTGACGCTATTTCCAAAGGAGCACCTGATGTTTCTTATGTCTCTCCCGCTGTACAAACCAATGGACAGTCGATCAACGGACCCAATAACTGGCCTACCCAATTGCAGGGTGTTAATGAAGAATATTCTCAAATCAGGGATTGGAGTGTAGCAAGTGGTAATTTTTTCAGCAAGAAAGATGTTTCCTCTGCCAATAAAGTCTGCCTGCTTGGACAGACGGTTTATACGAATCTCTTCCCCAACGGAGAAGACCCGATAGGAAGTATTATCAGGTTTAATAAAGTTCCCATGAAGGTTATTGGAATTCTCTCTCCTAAAGGATCCAATGCTTTCGGCCAGGACCAGGATGATGTCATCCTTGCTCCTTTTAATACAGTTCAGAGAAGATTTCTGGGAATTACTTATGTGCAGACCATTTATGCGGCTTCTACGAATGCAAACACGTCACAACAGGCTACGGATCAGGTTTCAGAAATTTTAAGAAAACAGCACAAGCTTCCCGTTGATGGAAGCAACGACGACTTCAGTGTAAAAACCCAGGCGGAACTGATCTCTACCATGAGTTCTACCAGCCAGCTTCTGACCGTACTGCTTTCTGCTATTGCCGGAATCTCATTGATTGTAGGAGGAATCGGGATTATGAACATTATGTATGTTTCTGTGACTGAAAGAACCAAAGAAATCGGTTTAAGGATGTCAATTGGAGCCAGAGGAAAAGACATTCTGTACCAATTTTTGATCGAAGCCGTACTCATCAGTATTACCGGAGGAATATTGGGAGTCATCCTCGGGATTCTTTCCTCAGAGTTGGTTACTTTTTTTCTTTCATGGCCTACCTTCATTACCGAGTCATCCATTATTATTTCGTTTATTGTCTGTGCCGTCACCGGAGTATTTTTCGGCTATTATCCTGCCTTAAAAGCATCAAAACTTGACCCTATTGAAGCATTGAGATATGAATAGTTTTATGTAAATTTGGATAGTGTTGTGGAGTATGGGCACGGGTTTCGAGTTTTCGGGATGATGAGATTCAGAATATAGCCACCAGAAAAATTAATAAACATCAACAAAATATGTCAGCCAGTATTTCTTCTAAAACCTTTGATTTTCTAAAAAAGTTAACCAAAAATAACAACCGTGAATGGTTTAATGAAAATAAGAATCTGTATACTGAATCTCAGTCAAATGTCATTGATTTTTTAGACAGCTTGATTAAAGAAATGTCCGGATTTGATGAAGAACTTGCTAAAATTGACAGTAAAAAATCACTTTTCAGAATTTACCGTGACACCCGCTTTTCGAAAGATAAATCCCCGTACAAAACTAATTTCGGAGCTTCTCTGGGGATGGGAAAAGGAAATCAGAAAGGCGGATATTACCTTCATATGGAACCTGGTAAATCTTTTCTGGCCGGTGGTATATATATGCCTGAATCTTCAGTTTTAAAAGAAGTACGGAAGGAAATCTCTTTGTATGGCGATGATTTTCTTAAAATTTTAAATCATAAAGATTTCAAAAAACACTTTCCTGAACTAGATCAGGAAGATAAACTGAAAAAGGTGCCTCAGGGTTTTGAAAAAGAAGATCCTATGGCGGAATATTTAAAGCTTAAAAACTTCATTGTGGTATACCCCATCAAAGATGAAGAAGTTTTAGATAAAAATGCTGTGAAAAATCTCAGTAAGATTTTCAAACTAATGAAACCTTTTAATGATTTCCTGAATACTCCTTTCCAGGATTAAAAAT
This Chryseobacterium sp. G0162 DNA region includes the following protein-coding sequences:
- a CDS encoding DUF47 domain-containing protein gives rise to the protein MGIGNIFHAFQPKDKIFFVLFEKVTENLVAMSEEFNAGIKDFDLNDDSMLKKMSDYEHKNDELTHEIFVELGKNFITPFDREDIHTLATGLDDIADYIYASTKYIFLYKSPEMKAYSDFSLLIHKACLEIQNAMKNLKGFKNMEQVKEACIKVNSIENIADDLLSNSMVDLFETNDAINIIKVSSVLNYLEIVTDKAEDVANTIENIMIKYA
- a CDS encoding DEAD/DEAH box helicase, yielding MNLFTETNLSPDILKAIGELGYESPTEIQKQTIPFILSDIRDLIALAQTGTGKTAAFSLPILDMIDDTSRKIQLLVLCPTRELCLQISKDIKNYSKYMDIKTTAVYGGSSIVDQMRSLKDKPQIIVGTPGRVIDLINRKALDFSAIHWLVLDEADEMLSMGFKDELETILSETPETKQTFLFSATMNKEVERISKNYLTKPHRISVGSINEVKKNITHEYYVVGYRQKKEALKRLIDANPNQYSIIFCRTRMETQEVADFLMQNGYAADALHGDLSQAQRDTVMKKFRLKNIDILVATDVAARGLDVNSLTHVIHFSLPDDPEVFVHRSGRTGRAGKDGISMALIKPEESRKLKQIKSATKIEINEKFIPTGGDIIKAQVGGVFEKLLTEHEDIFEFDDSLIPDLSNFTKEELVHQLLQFQLKDLALYYKDKHDLAEQKLSSRDDDYSRRDRGRDRDRDRGRDRDRDRGRDRDRGGKPRRKDENMVRFFFNLGKKDHLKKLDVLDIINKATAGGKTKKRAEIGDIEILEKFSFFEVEKSFKDNVLSNIQSMKFKGKDMRAEVAN
- a CDS encoding TolC family protein codes for the protein MKRRFFFLIFSLITLEIFAQTPNYPTRWTLDNCIEYAKENNISINSLRLSKNSAQQDLLQAKEAKYPNLNGTVSQGLFSLNGNDGLHVTGAQTQSIGANSSMTLYHANYIKNNEASKNMLVQMADLSVQESENNITISITQAYLNILMNEENIISLENVLKTTQTQLKQGDQLYKAGSLSKLNYLQIQSQVAQDQYNLISAQNNLRTNIVNLKQILQLPTNYDFQIVKPDSLMVDDQLKSLQDVQSLAQNQRPEVKYGELNVENSNTNLKMAQASIQPTLSVVGNVSTNYTNGNGNYFNQLGNNFYMPIGLSLGIPLYNNRIYKTQIEKSKIAIEQANLDLQNTKTILNQQIEQSYINLQNAVSQYDSASKQMELNQQSYDIVNAQMKIGSIDYVQLQQQRLLYIQSIQNYLQAKYTAVLNKQIYEFYAGNPINLK
- a CDS encoding efflux RND transporter periplasmic adaptor subunit, which codes for MKTKNKKWLYWVVGGIIAIGAVWFFFIREKEIKIQLETVKPEMGEFSNSITATGTIQPVDTVAVGTQVSGIIKNIYVDFNSTVKKGQLLATLDPDLLQFQSEQYKANLQNAKSNLAYNEININRQSQLYKVGAISKADYDIATNQYNMAKAQVGTVTAQLSTANKNLSLTYIYSPIDGTVLNRNVSEGQTVASSFSTPTLFSIAKDLTKMRVRASVDEADIGNVKVGQKATFTVDAFPDETFNGEVAEVRLHPTVSSNVVNYTTIINADNSGLKLKPGMTANITIYTQVLENVMKIPTAATSFRPDSLVIQKYKINSPFANAKAHEKGQGKKQGMKKGTDKKNEAGVWVIAKDSTISHKRIKTGMDSDTEIQVISGLDKNDNIITGYKLLSKKSSGGQTKSPFMPQRRSGGNNNKGGGGGPRQ
- a CDS encoding ABC transporter ATP-binding protein, with translation MAEKILDIMDLKREFRMGEEIVHALKGVTFSVERGEFVTIMGSSGSGKSTLLNILGCLDKPSSGDYILDGVNVKNLDRDELAVLRNKKIGFVFQSYNLLPRTTARENVELPLLYNAKISTEERHKRSLEALTAVKLESRIDHLPNQMSGGQQQRVAIARALVNEPVMILADEATGNLDTRTSYEIMALMQDLHKQGRTIVFVTHEPDIATFSSRTVTLRDGKVIKDVKNDNIKSAREALDALPVNDDYQ